The following proteins are co-located in the Phycisphaerae bacterium genome:
- a CDS encoding HNH endonuclease, whose amino-acid sequence MIAPSTSPGLACNVLVLNQNYLAIRVVNVKRAFSLLFRELAEVVHIDQGQYTSYDFSEWCELSELAREFEPDAHDWIRTVRFDIAVPRIIRLAFYDRLPKQAVKFNRRNLYARDGNKCQYCGKKYSTSELSLDHVIPRSLGGKTTWENIVCACLKCNIKKGGRTPEMAHMHLITAPKKPRRNPVITVKLADGRYASWKAFLDNAYWSVELK is encoded by the coding sequence ATGATCGCGCCAAGCACATCTCCCGGTCTAGCCTGCAATGTCCTGGTGCTGAACCAGAACTACCTGGCCATCCGCGTCGTGAACGTGAAGCGGGCCTTCAGCCTGCTGTTCCGCGAACTGGCCGAGGTCGTGCACATCGACCAGGGCCAGTACACGTCGTACGACTTCTCGGAGTGGTGCGAGCTGTCCGAGCTGGCCCGCGAGTTCGAGCCGGACGCCCACGACTGGATCCGCACCGTCCGCTTCGACATCGCCGTGCCGCGGATCATCCGCCTGGCCTTCTACGACCGGCTGCCCAAGCAGGCCGTGAAGTTCAACCGGCGCAACCTGTACGCCCGCGACGGCAACAAGTGCCAGTACTGCGGTAAGAAGTACTCAACGAGCGAGTTGTCGCTGGACCACGTCATCCCACGCAGCCTGGGCGGGAAGACGACGTGGGAGAATATTGTCTGCGCCTGTCTGAAGTGTAACATCAAGAAGGGCGGCCGCACACCGGAAATGGCCCACATGCACCTGATCACGGCCCCGAAGAAGCCGCGCCGCAACCCCGTCATCACCGTCAAGCTCGCCGACGGCCGCTATGCCAGTTGGAAGGCGTTCCTCGACAACGCGTACTGGTCGGTGGAGCTGAAGTAG
- a CDS encoding YgiT-type zinc finger protein produces the protein MLTCDICGKKGARIHRVTRSCGRGRSTFFIENVPLVTCSPCGESYFTAETLHEIERIRLHWREFTVAKKMLIAQFGREA, from the coding sequence ATGCTGACCTGCGATATATGCGGAAAAAAGGGCGCTCGTATTCACCGGGTAACGCGCTCTTGCGGGCGCGGCCGGTCCACGTTCTTTATCGAGAACGTTCCCCTCGTGACATGCTCGCCGTGCGGTGAAAGCTACTTTACGGCAGAGACGCTTCACGAAATCGAGCGCATCCGCTTACACTGGCGCGAGTTTACTGTCGCCAAGAAGATGCTAATCGCGCAGTTCGGTAGGGAGGCGTAA
- a CDS encoding ATP-binding protein yields the protein MELRRVETVEQIATDLEAIKRLQDTFLNDLRRQGYDADTTSALALGFSEAVANAYHHGNRGDPSKRITVCYRFDRCRAELEVSDQGEGFDPNDLPDATSDDALARPSGRGVLLMRSLFDEVRYLRGGRAVYLAKQVPTVQACAA from the coding sequence ATGGAATTGCGACGTGTTGAAACCGTGGAGCAGATCGCGACCGATTTGGAAGCCATCAAAAGGCTGCAGGACACGTTCCTGAACGACCTGCGCCGCCAGGGATACGATGCGGACACCACGTCCGCCCTGGCCCTGGGCTTTTCCGAGGCCGTGGCGAACGCCTACCACCACGGGAATCGAGGCGACCCGTCGAAGCGAATTACCGTGTGTTATCGATTTGACCGCTGCCGCGCCGAACTGGAGGTCAGCGACCAGGGAGAGGGCTTCGATCCGAACGACCTTCCCGATGCGACGTCGGATGACGCCCTCGCGCGACCGAGCGGACGGGGCGTGCTGCTGATGCGCTCCCTGTTTGACGAGGTGCGCTACTTAAGGGGCGGTCGCGCGGTTTATCTTGCCAAGCAGGTACCAACCGTGCAGGCTTGTGCGGCCTGA
- a CDS encoding NAD(P)/FAD-dependent oxidoreductase: MPSDSKMVEVAVVGAGAAGLAAAIFAARARPGLSIVALDGAKKLGAKILVSGGGRCNVTNRTVTVGDFWGGSRHVVQRILNSLSVEETIAFFNEIGVHLHEEENGKLFPDSNSAKTVLSALIAEAQRRDVRLLTDHRVTGIRREEVCFELATTSGLIAARSVVLATGGLSLPKTGSDGGGYHLAESLGHALTPTTPGLAPLVLDGDFHPALSGISHVVELTIRIEGQKPVRMTGSMLWTHFGVSGPVALDASRHWLRARLELHRVAVSASFCPGDTFESLEQRFMDLATSNPKAQLRGVLSERLPNRVAKVVLQHLQIADQVAMAHLAREDRRRLVRSLLEWPLPVVDSRGYGVAEVTAGGVPLTEIDPATMESRKCPGLYLVGEILDVDGRIGGFNFQWAWSSGCVAGKALADAAGYS, encoded by the coding sequence ATGCCATCCGATTCCAAGATGGTGGAGGTCGCCGTGGTCGGCGCCGGCGCGGCGGGGTTGGCCGCCGCGATCTTCGCGGCGCGGGCGCGGCCGGGGCTTTCCATCGTCGCCCTCGATGGGGCGAAGAAACTGGGGGCGAAGATCCTGGTCAGCGGCGGCGGGCGGTGCAATGTCACCAATCGCACCGTGACCGTCGGCGATTTCTGGGGCGGGAGCCGGCATGTCGTTCAACGGATTCTCAACAGCCTGTCCGTCGAGGAGACGATCGCCTTCTTCAACGAGATCGGCGTCCATCTGCACGAGGAGGAGAACGGCAAGCTCTTTCCGGACTCCAACAGCGCCAAGACCGTGCTCAGCGCGTTGATCGCCGAGGCCCAGCGGCGCGACGTGCGTTTGCTGACGGATCATCGTGTGACGGGCATCCGGCGCGAGGAAGTGTGTTTTGAGTTGGCGACGACCAGTGGGCTCATTGCGGCGCGAAGCGTCGTCCTTGCAACCGGCGGGTTGTCATTGCCCAAGACCGGAAGCGATGGCGGCGGGTATCACCTGGCGGAATCTCTGGGGCACGCCCTGACGCCGACGACGCCGGGGCTGGCGCCGCTGGTGCTCGACGGCGATTTTCATCCGGCACTCTCCGGTATCAGCCATGTCGTCGAACTCACCATTCGCATCGAAGGCCAAAAGCCCGTGCGCATGACCGGCTCGATGCTGTGGACGCACTTTGGCGTGAGCGGGCCGGTCGCGCTGGACGCGTCGCGGCATTGGCTACGGGCGAGGTTGGAATTACACCGCGTCGCCGTCAGCGCGTCGTTTTGTCCCGGAGACACGTTCGAATCGCTCGAACAGCGGTTCATGGACCTGGCCACGTCGAATCCGAAGGCGCAACTTCGCGGCGTCCTGTCCGAGAGACTGCCCAATCGCGTCGCGAAGGTCGTCCTGCAACATCTCCAGATCGCCGACCAAGTCGCAATGGCCCACCTCGCGCGCGAGGACCGGCGCCGCCTGGTGCGGTCGCTGCTGGAATGGCCGCTGCCCGTCGTGGACAGCCGCGGCTACGGCGTCGCCGAAGTCACGGCGGGCGGCGTGCCGCTCACGGAAATCGATCCGGCGACCATGGAGTCGCGGAAGTGCCCGGGGCTATATCTCGTCGGCGAAATCCTGGACGTGGATGGGCGGATCGGGGGATTCAATTTCCAATGGGCGTGGTCGAGTGGGTGTGTGGCGGGGAAGGCGCTGGCGGACGCGGCGGGATACTCGTAG
- a CDS encoding ATP-dependent Clp protease adaptor ClpS, with protein sequence MSSQVSKEQGTMTQEQTSTTVRPGKAKPRLLPPFKVILHNDDQNSMEDVAAAILELTPLKKEEAILRMLEAHETGCALLLVTHKERAELYAEQFHSKSLTVTIEPAE encoded by the coding sequence ATGTCATCGCAGGTTTCGAAGGAACAGGGGACCATGACCCAGGAGCAAACGTCCACGACGGTTCGACCCGGCAAAGCCAAACCGCGGTTGCTGCCGCCCTTCAAGGTGATCCTGCACAACGACGATCAGAACTCGATGGAAGACGTGGCGGCGGCGATCCTCGAACTCACCCCTCTCAAAAAAGAAGAGGCCATCCTGCGGATGCTCGAAGCGCATGAGACGGGCTGCGCGCTGCTCCTCGTGACGCACAAGGAGCGGGCCGAACTCTACGCCGAGCAGTTCCACTCCAAGAGCCTGACGGTCACGATCGAACCCGCCGAGTAG
- a CDS encoding DUF58 domain-containing protein: MTATPAATPIAASTAPLLDADFITRLEQLEIVSRKIHASRQKGERRSRRKGESAEFADYRNYVVGDDLRHIDWNIYARLDRLFLKLFLEEEELNVSILLDVSKSMEYGDPAKALYAKRVAAAMAYIGLCNYDRVGVYAYNDRLVGRQLGIRGRRMLPQLLSFLEKLPVEGRSHLAVAAKAIALRHTSKGVVLVLSDFLDKGGYAEGLRYLIGRQLDIYVLQVLSPQELSPDLTGDLKLVDCEDEDVAEITVSKMLLDRYKANLEAYCGSLRDYCMQRGVTYLMTPTTHPFEGLVLNYLRGRGLVR, from the coding sequence ATGACCGCCACGCCCGCCGCCACACCGATCGCCGCCTCGACCGCGCCGCTCCTCGACGCGGATTTCATCACGCGGCTGGAGCAGCTCGAAATCGTCTCGCGGAAGATCCACGCCTCGCGACAGAAAGGCGAGCGGCGGAGCCGGCGCAAGGGCGAGTCCGCCGAATTCGCCGACTATCGCAACTACGTCGTCGGCGACGACCTGCGGCACATCGACTGGAACATCTACGCCCGGCTGGACCGATTGTTCCTGAAGCTCTTTCTCGAAGAGGAGGAACTGAACGTCAGCATCCTGCTGGACGTGTCGAAGTCCATGGAGTACGGCGACCCGGCTAAGGCGCTCTACGCCAAGCGCGTCGCCGCGGCGATGGCGTACATCGGGCTGTGCAACTATGACCGCGTGGGCGTCTATGCGTACAACGACCGGCTCGTCGGGCGGCAGTTGGGCATACGCGGCCGCCGCATGCTGCCGCAACTCCTGAGTTTTCTGGAAAAGCTGCCGGTCGAGGGCCGCAGCCATCTGGCCGTCGCGGCGAAGGCGATCGCCCTGCGGCACACGTCGAAAGGCGTCGTGCTGGTCCTGTCGGATTTTCTCGACAAGGGGGGCTATGCCGAGGGGCTGCGCTATCTCATCGGTCGACAGCTCGATATCTACGTGCTGCAGGTCCTCAGCCCCCAGGAATTGTCGCCGGACCTGACGGGCGACCTGAAGCTCGTCGATTGCGAGGACGAGGATGTCGCCGAGATCACCGTCAGCAAGATGCTCCTCGACCGGTACAAGGCGAACTTGGAGGCCTATTGCGGATCGCTGCGGGATTACTGCATGCAGCGCGGCGTCACCTATCTGATGACGCCAACGACGCACCCCTTTGAGGGGCTCGTCCTCAACTACCTGCGCGGTCGGGGGCTGGTCCGATGA
- a CDS encoding VWA domain-containing protein, with protein MKLLSLWTAGIIAAIAIPLLLLLYFLKLRRQERKVSSTLLWKKAIQDLQVNAPFQKLRRNLLLFLQLLILAAVLFGIANPIANLMRRPERNIILLVDRSGSMRTVEADGRTRLEHAQDVAAQFVTDLPDNSRAMVVSFADSPSVVCTFTDDKRRLARLIREIEPTDSPSLLGEALPLAIAYSSNLVEVAGAAGVPDAALEGAADIELFSDGRIADADRQYVTRGQMRYYRIGAATDNVGITAFDVRRDFERPGMLSIFVQVENFGAAPVKTDISLLLDGKTLSGPGAIREVVLGPARSSTTQATTGPAGGAGMSSGQNVVFEIQHEAGGVVEVRLHHKDALAVDNTVFAPIEPPKPTRVLAVSDRWQVRAMFKKLADALSISAFEMMTPAEYESAAEDKLASAGRSAFDLVVMDLHDTQRLPPGNYLFFGGLPKIEGVSSDEEIEGQLVVYGRQDHPLLRNVNYDDLYIAKWRRLILPRHATSLLDGQDSTVMAMLTDPGHRYVIAAFDLLESNFPLKEAFPIFVQNALGYLASGGLVDTHRLVRPGQTLTIPVPPGATEARIRRPDGYTDEIDVGGQSRLTYAKTREVGVYEATFDAGEAKEMYAVNLLDAGESRITPNPEFTVGSEKVAAVAGETKVNEPLWPWAVAAALAILMLEWWVYNKRVMV; from the coding sequence ATGAAACTTCTCTCGCTGTGGACGGCGGGGATCATTGCGGCCATCGCCATCCCGCTCCTGCTACTTCTCTACTTTCTCAAACTTCGGCGGCAGGAGCGCAAGGTCTCCTCCACGCTCTTGTGGAAAAAGGCGATCCAGGACTTGCAGGTCAACGCCCCCTTCCAAAAACTGCGACGGAACCTCCTCCTATTCCTGCAACTGCTCATTCTTGCGGCGGTCCTCTTCGGCATCGCCAACCCCATCGCCAACCTCATGCGCCGGCCGGAGCGGAACATCATCCTCCTTGTCGATCGCAGCGGATCGATGCGGACCGTCGAAGCCGACGGCCGCACACGGTTGGAGCATGCCCAGGACGTGGCGGCGCAATTCGTCACCGACCTGCCCGACAATTCGCGGGCGATGGTGGTGAGCTTCGCGGACTCGCCCAGCGTGGTCTGCACCTTCACCGACGACAAGCGGCGGCTCGCGCGGCTGATCCGCGAAATCGAGCCGACGGACAGCCCGAGCCTGCTGGGCGAGGCCCTGCCGCTCGCGATCGCCTACTCCAGCAACCTGGTCGAGGTGGCAGGGGCGGCCGGAGTGCCGGATGCCGCATTGGAAGGGGCGGCGGATATCGAACTCTTCAGCGACGGTCGCATCGCCGACGCCGACCGCCAGTACGTGACGCGCGGGCAGATGCGCTACTATCGCATCGGCGCGGCGACGGACAACGTCGGGATCACGGCGTTTGATGTGCGGCGGGACTTCGAGCGGCCGGGGATGCTCTCTATCTTCGTGCAAGTGGAGAACTTCGGGGCCGCGCCGGTCAAGACGGACATCTCGCTGCTGCTGGATGGAAAAACGCTGTCGGGCCCCGGCGCGATCCGCGAAGTCGTATTGGGGCCGGCGCGAAGCTCGACGACGCAGGCCACGACCGGACCGGCTGGGGGCGCCGGAATGTCCAGCGGGCAAAACGTGGTATTCGAGATTCAACATGAGGCCGGCGGCGTGGTCGAAGTCCGGCTGCACCACAAGGACGCGCTGGCGGTGGACAACACCGTCTTCGCGCCGATCGAGCCGCCCAAGCCCACGCGGGTGCTCGCCGTATCCGATCGCTGGCAGGTCCGGGCCATGTTCAAGAAGCTGGCCGACGCATTGTCGATCAGCGCATTCGAAATGATGACGCCTGCGGAATACGAATCGGCCGCCGAGGACAAGCTCGCCAGTGCGGGCCGCTCGGCCTTTGATCTCGTCGTAATGGATCTCCACGACACGCAGCGGCTCCCGCCGGGCAACTACCTTTTTTTCGGCGGCCTGCCCAAAATCGAGGGCGTCAGCTCCGACGAGGAGATTGAGGGACAGCTGGTCGTATACGGCCGGCAGGATCATCCGCTGCTGCGCAACGTCAACTACGACGACCTGTACATCGCCAAGTGGCGCCGGCTGATACTGCCCCGCCACGCCACGAGCCTGCTCGACGGGCAGGATTCGACGGTCATGGCGATGCTGACCGATCCCGGACATCGCTATGTGATCGCGGCGTTTGATCTCTTGGAGTCGAACTTCCCGTTGAAGGAGGCGTTTCCCATCTTCGTACAAAATGCGCTCGGCTACCTCGCGTCCGGCGGGCTGGTCGATACCCATCGGCTCGTGCGGCCGGGCCAGACACTGACGATCCCCGTGCCGCCCGGCGCGACGGAGGCACGGATTCGCCGACCCGACGGCTACACCGACGAGATCGATGTCGGCGGTCAGTCGCGGCTCACGTACGCTAAGACCCGCGAGGTCGGCGTGTATGAGGCAACGTTCGACGCGGGTGAGGCGAAGGAGATGTATGCTGTAAATCTGCTGGACGCCGGTGAGTCGCGGATCACACCCAATCCGGAGTTCACAGTCGGCTCGGAAAAAGTCGCAGCCGTGGCAGGGGAGACCAAAGTAAACGAGCCGCTGTGGCCGTGGGCGGTGGCCGCGGCGCTGGCGATCCTGATGCTGGAGTGGTGGGTCTATAACAAGCGCGTGATGGTCTGA
- the miaA gene encoding tRNA (adenosine(37)-N6)-dimethylallyltransferase MiaA, with protein sequence MGGTFSQAFRYSPAGYPRRRPFAVILPQNSVNPDATKPPSMILLLGCTASGKSAAALELASRLDAEILSIDSMQVYRRMDIGTAKPTPAERAAVPHHLIDVAEPGELFSVSRFVELADAAIADIHARGRRVLAVAGTPLYLMGLMYGLFDGPSADEAFRAHLRARASREGTPALHAELSKFDSKAAERIHPNDLKRIERALEVFHLTGRPLSEQQVQWEAGALRYPAIVVGIRRSREDVSRRIRLRVEAMIAAGLVEEVRSLANELGEQSRQAVGYAEILTHLRGACSLGDAVERIKINTRQFAKHQRTWFRKFAMTRWIDVEPDETTASITERLWQAITECRIANSE encoded by the coding sequence ATGGGCGGGACTTTCTCGCAGGCCTTTCGCTATTCGCCAGCCGGCTACCCGCGGCGGCGGCCATTCGCTGTTATCCTACCGCAAAACTCCGTGAATCCCGACGCCACCAAACCGCCCTCGATGATCCTGCTTCTCGGCTGCACCGCTTCCGGGAAGTCCGCCGCCGCGCTGGAACTGGCCTCGCGCCTGGATGCCGAGATTCTCAGTATCGACTCCATGCAGGTCTATCGCCGCATGGACATCGGCACGGCCAAGCCGACGCCCGCGGAGCGCGCCGCCGTCCCGCATCATCTCATCGACGTGGCCGAGCCGGGCGAGTTGTTCAGTGTCTCGCGCTTTGTGGAACTGGCCGATGCCGCCATTGCCGATATCCACGCGCGGGGACGGCGGGTTCTGGCCGTCGCCGGGACGCCGCTGTACCTGATGGGCCTGATGTACGGTCTGTTCGACGGCCCATCGGCCGACGAGGCGTTTCGCGCGCACCTCCGCGCCCGCGCCAGTCGCGAAGGCACGCCCGCCCTGCACGCTGAGCTAAGCAAATTCGACTCCAAGGCCGCCGAGCGCATCCATCCCAACGACCTCAAGCGGATCGAGCGGGCGCTGGAGGTGTTTCACTTGACGGGGCGGCCGCTGTCGGAGCAGCAGGTGCAGTGGGAGGCCGGCGCGCTGCGTTATCCCGCCATCGTCGTCGGCATCCGCCGGTCGCGCGAGGACGTCTCGCGGCGAATCCGGCTGCGGGTCGAGGCGATGATCGCAGCCGGACTCGTCGAGGAGGTACGATCGCTCGCCAATGAACTGGGCGAACAATCGCGGCAGGCGGTCGGTTACGCCGAAATCCTCACGCACCTGCGCGGGGCGTGCTCACTGGGGGACGCCGTGGAGCGGATCAAGATCAATACCCGCCAGTTCGCCAAGCACCAGCGGACGTGGTTCCGGAAGTTCGCGATGACACGGTGGATTGACGTGGAACCCGATGAAACCACAGCGTCCATCACCGAGAGACTGTGGCAAGCAATCACGGAATGTCGAATAGCGAATAGCGAATAG
- the glp gene encoding gephyrin-like molybdotransferase Glp: protein MARTWGKDQHRLVSVEEAQAAVAEGIEPIGHEPIALEAAKGRILAAPVVAQDDYPAFNKAMMDGFAVRAADCATAGARLKVVGLVPAGGEWTATLGAGQAVQINTGAPVPVGADAVVRIEDTNIAGSEVTIATTVKPQQAVALRGSDRKKGQTILTPPLTIGPAHIAAAATAGAAMLEVAREVGVAIVSTGDELVTPGSARKAGQIFDSNGPMLAALVRQFGATPRYMGIVHDDEGELTARLREALCEPVVLTVGGMSMGTLDLVPRVFESLGVRWLFHGVEVRPGKPIAYGRGANGQHVFGLPGNPVSAYVCSWLFARMAIRGLQGFKPEPPPRIRAILSTALAPHRDARPAYVPARVWNDPGRGLMTEPCLWSGSADPFGLALANALLVRDDPTKPLAEGAAVEVLVTES from the coding sequence ATGGCACGAACCTGGGGAAAAGATCAGCATCGGCTCGTCAGCGTGGAGGAGGCGCAGGCGGCCGTCGCCGAGGGCATCGAGCCGATTGGTCACGAACCCATCGCGCTGGAAGCGGCCAAGGGCCGAATCCTGGCCGCGCCGGTCGTCGCGCAGGACGATTACCCCGCATTTAACAAGGCGATGATGGACGGATTCGCGGTCCGCGCGGCCGATTGTGCGACCGCAGGCGCGCGGCTCAAGGTGGTCGGACTCGTCCCCGCCGGCGGCGAATGGACGGCGACGCTCGGCGCCGGTCAGGCAGTGCAGATCAATACCGGAGCGCCGGTTCCCGTGGGAGCGGATGCCGTGGTGAGGATCGAGGACACGAACATTGCAGGAAGCGAAGTCACCATTGCAACGACCGTCAAGCCGCAACAGGCTGTCGCGCTGCGTGGAAGCGACCGTAAAAAGGGCCAGACGATCCTGACACCGCCGCTGACCATCGGCCCGGCGCACATCGCCGCCGCGGCGACGGCGGGAGCGGCGATGCTGGAAGTCGCCCGCGAGGTCGGCGTCGCCATCGTCTCGACCGGCGATGAACTGGTGACGCCGGGCTCGGCGCGAAAGGCCGGTCAGATCTTCGACAGCAACGGGCCGATGCTCGCCGCGCTCGTGCGACAATTCGGCGCGACGCCGCGATACATGGGCATCGTCCACGACGACGAGGGCGAACTCACCGCGCGGCTACGCGAGGCACTGTGCGAGCCCGTCGTACTCACGGTCGGCGGCATGTCGATGGGCACGCTTGATCTGGTCCCCAGGGTCTTTGAATCGCTCGGCGTACGCTGGTTGTTCCACGGCGTCGAAGTCCGACCGGGAAAACCCATTGCGTACGGCCGCGGCGCAAACGGCCAGCACGTGTTCGGCCTGCCCGGCAATCCGGTCAGCGCGTATGTCTGTTCGTGGTTGTTCGCGCGCATGGCAATTCGCGGGCTGCAGGGCTTCAAGCCGGAACCGCCACCCCGCATTCGCGCGATTCTGTCGACCGCGCTCGCTCCGCATCGCGATGCGCGTCCGGCATATGTACCGGCGCGGGTGTGGAACGACCCAGGCCGGGGTCTCATGACAGAGCCTTGTCTTTGGAGTGGGTCCGCTGATCCCTTCGGACTGGCTCTGGCCAACGCGCTTCTGGTCCGCGATGATCCGACAAAGCCGTTGGCGGAAGGCGCTGCGGTGGAAGTCCTCGTGACGGAGTCGTGA
- a CDS encoding PQQ-binding-like beta-propeller repeat protein, translating to MRILNLPFFVGAIVLSANAATAGDWPNFRGPNHDGISPEKGLKTDWDGNPKVLWERQIGSAFSSFACVGDRVYTCGTTDAQQVLICLDAATGKEIWKRPFEKEYRDQFGDGTRATPTVSDGRVYVVGGHGTVVCCDADNGSEIWSQRYKHVPQWGYSGSVLIEGNLAIFQAGGSDGALRAADKKTGKKVWKCDNDDPGYATPLPFEFGGRKFICAFTANRASIIDLEAGKIVGKIPWKTDWKVNAAAPIYHEGHLFLNSGYQTGCGLFKLSAAKGKITAREVWKSKVLLNKFQSAILTGGNLYSSDEKALKCVDFMTGSERWKQPRTMNGTLVLADSKLFLLTESGELRVGPPDPSGFKPTAEAKILDGRCWTVPVIANGRMYARNLEKVVCIDLRE from the coding sequence ATGCGGATATTGAATCTTCCATTCTTCGTCGGCGCGATCGTCCTATCAGCCAACGCGGCGACCGCTGGGGATTGGCCCAATTTCCGCGGGCCGAATCACGACGGCATCAGCCCCGAAAAGGGGCTCAAGACGGATTGGGATGGCAACCCGAAAGTGCTCTGGGAGCGCCAGATCGGCTCGGCGTTCAGTTCCTTCGCCTGTGTCGGCGATCGCGTCTACACCTGCGGCACTACGGACGCACAGCAGGTGCTGATCTGCCTCGACGCGGCCACCGGCAAGGAAATCTGGAAGCGACCCTTCGAAAAAGAGTATCGCGACCAGTTCGGCGACGGCACGCGGGCGACGCCGACGGTGAGCGACGGCCGCGTCTACGTCGTCGGCGGCCATGGGACCGTCGTCTGCTGCGACGCGGACAACGGCTCCGAGATCTGGAGCCAGCGGTACAAGCACGTGCCGCAGTGGGGCTACTCCGGCTCGGTCCTCATCGAGGGTAACCTTGCGATTTTTCAGGCGGGCGGATCGGATGGCGCCCTCCGCGCCGCGGACAAGAAAACCGGCAAGAAGGTTTGGAAGTGCGACAACGATGACCCCGGCTATGCGACGCCGCTGCCCTTCGAATTCGGCGGAAGGAAGTTCATTTGCGCCTTTACCGCCAATCGAGCGTCGATCATCGACCTCGAAGCCGGCAAGATAGTCGGTAAGATTCCCTGGAAGACGGATTGGAAGGTCAACGCCGCCGCCCCGATCTACCACGAAGGTCATTTATTCCTGAATTCCGGCTACCAGACCGGCTGCGGACTTTTCAAACTCTCCGCCGCAAAGGGAAAAATCACCGCCAGGGAGGTTTGGAAAAGCAAAGTGCTGCTCAACAAGTTCCAGTCGGCGATTCTGACGGGCGGAAACCTCTATTCCAGCGATGAGAAGGCATTGAAGTGCGTAGACTTCATGACCGGCTCCGAGCGCTGGAAGCAACCGCGGACGATGAATGGCACACTGGTCCTGGCGGACAGCAAGCTCTTCCTGCTGACCGAGAGCGGCGAACTGCGCGTCGGCCCGCCCGATCCGAGCGGCTTCAAGCCGACGGCAGAGGCGAAGATCCTCGATGGTCGCTGCTGGACGGTGCCGGTCATCGCGAACGGCCGGATGTACGCGCGGAACCTGGAAAAAGTAGTCTGCATTGACCTGCGGGAATAA
- a CDS encoding protein kinase: MDQPEFKPTPLVCPQCRSQYVPMRPTLGRRVRCRHCGHVWRDQSTAAGQIAGAIGSAASAWAQMGSTLIASADHGSTMGHLAAKFVRPPQPAAAEWVGRTLGRYEIRAILGLGAMGNVFEAYDKDLERPVALKMLPRRIDPAHQPLGLKMFLQEARVAAQIQHPNVVTVYEVGQEEGMYYFAMERVDGITLAALVDQNGPMLVQQACYVIAQAAKGLAAGHALGVIHRDVKPGNIMIDTAGHVKVTDFGLADVTGIAGIKELSERTLGTPGWISPEVARGSRPTPASDIYSLGLTLHFAITRSRLVQAKTKSGMIRAQQEARSIQREQLPSNWPPRLADIVLQCLQADPKDRYQSADMLAGDLLRALSPDEKDATLMLTPPHARLAKPVSPIVTWVVLGALLIVSAGLFVWWWKLRGGL; this comes from the coding sequence ATGGACCAACCCGAATTCAAGCCCACACCGCTCGTCTGCCCGCAATGCCGCTCCCAATACGTCCCCATGCGCCCCACCCTCGGCCGGCGCGTCCGTTGCCGCCACTGCGGCCACGTCTGGCGCGACCAATCGACCGCCGCCGGTCAGATAGCAGGGGCGATTGGATCGGCCGCGTCGGCGTGGGCCCAGATGGGCTCGACGCTGATCGCCTCGGCCGATCACGGCTCGACGATGGGCCATCTCGCCGCCAAGTTCGTCCGCCCGCCGCAGCCCGCCGCAGCCGAATGGGTCGGCCGTACGCTGGGCCGCTACGAAATCCGCGCGATCCTCGGCCTCGGCGCGATGGGCAATGTCTTCGAAGCCTACGACAAGGACCTGGAACGACCGGTCGCACTGAAAATGCTCCCGCGGCGGATCGACCCCGCTCATCAGCCGCTCGGCCTCAAGATGTTCCTGCAGGAGGCCCGCGTCGCCGCGCAGATTCAGCATCCCAACGTCGTCACGGTCTATGAGGTCGGCCAGGAAGAAGGGATGTATTACTTCGCCATGGAGCGGGTGGACGGCATCACCCTCGCCGCGCTCGTCGACCAAAACGGCCCGATGCTGGTCCAGCAGGCGTGCTACGTCATCGCCCAGGCCGCCAAGGGCCTCGCCGCCGGTCACGCCCTCGGCGTCATCCATCGCGACGTCAAACCCGGCAACATCATGATCGACACGGCCGGCCACGTGAAAGTTACGGACTTCGGACTCGCGGATGTCACGGGCATCGCGGGCATCAAGGAACTCTCCGAGCGGACGCTGGGGACTCCGGGTTGGATTTCGCCCGAGGTCGCCCGCGGCAGCCGCCCAACGCCCGCCAGCGACATCTACAGCCTTGGCCTGACGCTGCACTTCGCGATCACGCGGTCGCGGCTTGTGCAGGCGAAGACAAAAAGCGGCATGATCCGCGCGCAACAAGAGGCCAGAAGCATCCAGCGCGAGCAGCTCCCCTCCAACTGGCCGCCGCGCCTGGCGGACATCGTCTTGCAATGCCTGCAGGCCGACCCCAAAGACCGCTACCAATCCGCCGACATGCTCGCGGGAGATCTTCTACGCGCGTTGTCGCCCGACGAGAAGGATGCCACGCTTATGCTCACCCCGCCGCACGCGCGGCTGGCCAAGCCCGTGTCGCCGATCGTGACGTGGGTCGTACTTGGCGCGCTACTTATCGTGTCGGCGGGCCTCTTCGTGTGGTGGTGGAAGCTCCGCGGCGGGCTGTAG